In Chiloscyllium punctatum isolate Juve2018m chromosome 18, sChiPun1.3, whole genome shotgun sequence, the sequence tgagtggcctcctcctgtggCGTTCTATCAGGTTTGAGGAGCTGGATGGCCTCCTATTTGTCCTGCTGAAGTTCAGGTCAATTACTGGGCAGTTAGAATTGTTCTAACACATGCAGTTTTTACTACAAATCTGGCCAGAGTTTGAAAAGCATTCTTTGTGTAATGAAGATATGAAGAAAGCAACAACTTGGAGCTTTCTGTACTTTACCTTTAGCCTGGTGTGACTTCACTATATTTTCAGCTAATTGTTGGTAAACCCCAGGCAAACCTTTCCCAGTCTGTTCATTCCCGTTGATTCATTGCAGTTTGGTTCCACAGAGTTGCAACCTGGGACAGACTGACTGCTAAAAATTCTCCAGAAGCTGATGATTGAAGGATGAGGTTTATTCTCGCTGGTATTTCACACTTTTAGCTGGAAGCAATTTGTGCAAATGTGTGAAAGATGAAGATAAATGAGCCGAATTTGAATGGAAGGGAGAGGATTAGGGGGCCACTAATGAATGTGAATTGTAAGGACTGGGATTGATTCTGGTAACCAGGGCATGGGTCCACTGGGAATTGAACTGGTCATTGGAGTATTGGCAGAAAAGGTATAATATTGGCAACTACCTGTTATATTTTTATATACGTATTGGTAACAGTAAGCGGTAATTAGATAACTTAGGTATTAGTTGTCAGGGAACTGTCCTGCTAACTGGACACTGTACTGGTCACTTCACAATCTGAAACTAATTTAAATTGAGTTCAATCTCCCATTGATTGGTATATCCTTACCTGTGTATGTCTTAAACTCTGAAGTCCCCTCTGTAAGTCTCTCTATTCCTCTGTCTCATCCACTTCAGGTGTTTCTTAAAGCCCAGCTTTATCACCGCTCCCAATATTTTGGCCTTTGACCGTTACCACCTGCTGATTACACCACACCCTGACAATGAGTTATCCTGAGGATTTTGTATCTAGGCATGGCTATCTCTATGTGGTatctcctgtctgtctgtctgtctctgtctcccttgcACTGTATATATCCCAGACTAGTGATTCTTTTTATAACAAATCTTTTTCATGTTACTTTGATCTAGATAATGCAACAATGTCTGTCACCATTTAATATGGAAGTTTTATTGATAAATGTACTCAATAGAAACTAATTGGACACGGTATTACTTTATTCCAAAATATTTCCAGCACCAAAAACCGATTTCAGTCCAACTGCTCTGTGTTGATCTTTGTCTCAGATGAGCTCCTCCCATCCATTCAACTCTCACTGTCACCATCTCCTATTATTCCTTttgctgttgtgtttttccagcatcccCTCGACATCTCCTTGTGGAAGCAAGTTCCACtgtttcctcactctctctgggcAAATGTGTTTCTTCCCAATTTGCAGTTAGATTTATCAGCGGCTATCTACTATTGAGTCGCCACGACAAGTCGAAACATCTTCATGACATCTACTCTATCAAATCCTTTCACAATCTTTTAAAACTCCATCTGATTATCTGTCCATTTAAAATCTTTCCTGATAGCTTTAACCTCTCTGTTCTGATGTCATTTCAATCCATCTGTTCCTGTGCTTCCAACCTTTTTATGTAATCTGGAGGTCTGAATTGTATTTGCCTGATCCAAGTTCTGTTATTAAATGCGTCAATACTTGTATTGATTTTGTAGGTAGATTTCTGAATGACAGAGCACATTTTCCAAGGACTAAGGAGAGTCCTATCAGCATTGGCTCTACTTCTCCTGCTAGACCTGTTaggattctccagcaatttggtTTTCTTTCAGATTGTCATCgtctacagtattttgcttttgtttgagGATATGACTACTTTGTTTTTACTGAAATGCACATCCTCTCATGTATCCACGTTGGTATGCAATTGGCAACTGGAGTTTAATTTGAAGTTCATGAATAGTTTCCTATTCTCTCAATATTTCTCAGTGTCAACTGAATCCTACCATttggtggttttgaaatggcaCTTTTTAAATAAATGCATTCTTTTTTTAAATGTGACTTCTTTTTTTCTTCAGTTTATTTCAAAAGTGCACGTCGCAAATGGGTGATATCAGTCTCCAGCTGTCAGTTGTTTCCAAAAACCAGTCTGTGAATGTAGAATGGAGATTGGAGGTGGGCCAAAATAATGAGCAGCGATGGGTCTGATTTCAGGTGCAGATGCCAAGGATTCGGAGAAGCTTTATTCGGTGTCTGTGGTTGGAAAAGGCCATTGGCAAGCTGTCCAAGTGACACAGAGCCCAGGTGAGAGCCTTTTCTGGAAGGAATGAGTTTCTGCTGATGTCTGGGCGGGAGGCAGGGGGGAGCAGGTGGGCGGAGGTTTGCAAAACAGGTCAAGACAGGGTGACCATGTCTAAGTACACTTGTTTTTCCTGCTGTAGACATTGGTCACCTTTCTGAGTGCCTCGGGAGGAGGGCTTTGGATGTCTGTCTTGGCAACTCATCGGGATCGCCAGCGATGAGGGTGTTTAGTTGTGATTTCTGGGCTGAAGGGGTGGAAGGTTGGTAAACTCTTGCCAGAATTGAGGTTGGAGGCTTTTGTCCAGGCCTCTCTTTGGGAGAGGGTGGgatcagagaggagagtgtgcctgtgtgaagAGAGTGTTCGCTCACTCCCTGGGGCACACTGCGTAAATTCTGAGGTAAGAGGAAGGTTTTTAAAGCGATACTTTAAGGAGGGATTGCTCCTACCCACCTGGAGTCCCTACATCAAACTGCTGCACTTCTGACTCGGCCTTTCATTCCTCTGTCCTGTCACTTGCCCATTGCGGGCTGTGCCCTGCAGCTCTGCTGATTCCTGTCTCCCAGTCTGCCCTTTTGTCTTTGGGGATATTGGAGGGATTATGCTAACCCTGATTGATGGAGCTCTGGCGTGACTCGGTGAGAGCTTTTGGAGTTCTCTCTATTTTCCCGGGTTGTTGTGGTGAGCTGCTTTGCCGATCTCTTCCAGAGCCGGTGGTGGAACTTGCCAAGCCCGCCAAGTGTAAGGTGAGGCCCACGGTCATCGAAATCACCCGGAGCATGGTGGATCACACCAGCGCCAACTTTGTTGTGTGGCCATCCTGCGTGGAGGTGCAGCGATGCTCTGGTTGCTGCAACACCAGGAACTACAAGTGCCAGGCAACCAAGGTACAAGAGCGACACGTCAAGGTGAGGAGCAGGGCGTATGGCattactgggggtggggggggttcagATAGTGCCAGCGTATGAGGGTCTGGGGTAGCTTTGGGACTATGGGAGCAAGTGCAAGAAACAGGGTACAGGAAGGTATTGCAGAGAAAGTGGTGGCTGGGACATAATAGAGGGGATCTTGGAATGAGGCTGTCAAAGGGAAGTCGGGGTGTTACTGGTCTGCGATAGGGTTGGGCTTGCTCTGTCTAACCTGCAGGATTAGTGATGGTCtgggtgatggagggaaggaTTTGACCCCCTCATTCAGTCTCTGCTTAAGTCAAAGATACTGCGGACAATCCCTTGCACGCTTCCACAACAAATCCTACAGGGAAATGTTCCACACTTGACTCTTCAATGTTTGGGACCCCAACTCGGGGAGAGAGGCTTCGAGAATCTTCAGTGCTGAGAGCAGGGATAGTGTGGGAGCTGTGGAGCCTGCTTGCGGGGTGGTCTGGCttacccaaccccccccccccccccccccgaccaccACCCTGGTACCATTGAGGACTTTGGGTTGGTGGAAAATTCTGAAAAAGTGCAGCATCCCATTGGAGTCTGGAGGCAACAGTAAACTACCTCCGAGTGTGCAGTCCCATCGCCTGATGACAATGCCCCCTCGTGCTAAACGCAAACAGCAAACTGTGACTGACTGAAAGCTCTGTCTTTCTGGGCTGTTATTTTATTGATGGTTTGCACtaactgaacggtctgtttctcaGGTGGTAACAAGGAGAATATGCCCCCACAGACTCTGTAAAAACAAGAATGCAGTGATTGTGTTGTTAGACCACGTCGAGTGCAAGTGTGTAACCACTGCTGAAAACACGGCTTCGCGGGAGAGACAGGGTGAGTATCCACACGTCAGACCCAAGGCAAGCAAATGGGAGTGACCAACTAGAACAGGTGCTGGGGGGATATGTTGGGTGGGTGCTGGGGGGATATGTTGGGTGGGTGCTGGGGGGATATGTTGGGTGGGTGCTGGGGGGATATGTTGGGTGGGTGCTGGGGGGATATGTTGGGTGGGTGCTGGGGGATATGTTGGGTGGGTGCTGGGGGGATATGTTGGGTGGGTGCTGAGGGGATATGTTGGGTGGGTGCTGAGGGGATATGTTGGGTGGGTGCTGGGGGGGTCCTGGGGGGTATGTTGGGTGCTGGGTGGGTCCTGGGGTATGTTGGGTGCTGGAGGAGCCTGGGGGCAGTATTTTGGGTGCTGGGTGGGTGCAGTGTGGGTCCTGAGGTGGTATGTTGGATGCTGGGCGGATTCTCATTAATGTGGAGTACTTGATGGGTCTTGGTAACACTTGGGTGCGAAGTAGGTCTGGGTAGTATATTGGATTCTGAGTGGTATGCTGGGTGGTCTTGGGTGGTACATTTGGTACGAGGTGGGTGCAGGGAGAGTGTTGGGTGCTGGGGGTGGCTTCTGAGTAATACGTTGGATGCTGGGTGAGTCTTGAGGACTATTTTGGGTTCTGGGTGGATCTTGGGTGTTGCCGAGTGTTATGTAGTAATATCCTGTTCTCATTAATACTGCTTCCAAGTTTTGTCACTGCTTTAATGTTTTCCATATAGTGCCAATATCAATTGGAACCCTTCGATCTGCTCTGTTACTGCCCTCCCCAACGTGTTCCTTATTAGTGTGAGGGAGCCTGAGCAGTGAAGGTTGTGATGGAGAGAGCACTGTAATTGATAGCAAACACACTACGCTGAGGAGCCCAGATAGTGACCAAGAGCTGCTCTAACTAGAAGCTCAGAGTAGCCGAGATCCAGGCTAATGGATATGTTAATGATTTTAGATGAGGGTTGTAAATGTAAAATCTCCAAATTTACAGATGACGCAAAGCTGAGTGGGGAGGGTGCCGAGATGGTTCAGTGGGATCTGGGCagactgagtgagtgggcaaatccaTGGctgatgcagtataatgtggataaatgtgaggttcttcATTTTGGGAGCAAACACAGGATGGTAGATTACTGTctgggtgttagagagaggggagtgtgtgatgacACCAGTCACTCTAAATAAGCATTGCAAGTCTAACAGcgatgaagaaggcaaatgggctgttggccttcatagtgagtacaggagcagggccTCAGTGAGACTGCACCGGGAGTGTTATGTGCAGTTTTTTTTGGTCACCTTATCTGAGGATGAATGCTCTAGctctggagggagtacagcaaagCCTTACCAGATGATTCCTGGGggtggattagagtggtgctggaaaagcacagcaggtcaggcagcatccgaggagcaggaaaatcacctgATTCctggggatggcaggactgacctatgaggagaggttaagtCAATTAGGCCTATACTCATCGGAGTTAGAATTTCAGTTTCTTTGCGAAACCCCTCATTCTAACAGGAGTAGACAGGGTAAAGGCAGGAAGGATGTCCTGATAGTGGGGAAAATCCAGAAGCAGGGATCGTGGTCGGAACTTgaggtaaaccatttaggacggTGGTGAGAAACTTCCACACCCAGAAAGCAGTCATCCTACCTCAGAAAAcagctgaggccaaaacattgaatgattttaaaGAGTTGATAATAACACCCGGGGTCAAAGGGATCAAAAGAAATGTAGAGAAACAGGAACAAGGGACTGAATTGATAGATCAACCATAATTGGAGTGAGTGGGCTACTCCTGCTCTCTGGTTCTGTGAAGCCCTGGAGGCTGATTGGCTGGCTGGCTGGCTGACTGACTGACATTTTTTCCCCCCAGGATCTCTGTCGAGTGCAGCTCCCACTGTGATCCAGCCTCGAGGACACAGGAAGCGCAAGTATCGGAAATTCAAGCACATCAGCGATGGCAAGGGACTCCCCCCGAGATAGGGGCAGGCAACAAGATTCAGGTAAAGAGCCCTCTGGCTCTCCGCTCAGCTGAGAGGTTCCCAACTGAgtaggggaaggggtgggggaagagggcTATGTATCCCGAGAGGATGGTCAGATCTGGTGGGCCGTGCGTGATGAACGCTAAAGGCCCTGTGAGTAGGCCAGTGACCCTCCAggccctgaccctgtgctgggtgTGCCGTCCTCCTGTCTGTCACATTCACGTTGCCCTGTCTGAATTTGCAGGTGTCCTACACTCGGATCCCACGGAGAATCCAATTGAAATCGCAGTCGGTCAGTGGGCTCTATCTGTCAGAACAGCTGCTCACAATCACTCCAACTGTGGTTGACTGGATTTTAACATCTTCATGGCCCAAGGTAGCGACTTCAGGAATGGCAAACTCCTGCAAACCAGAGACAAATGTGCACTAAAGACTGAAGCTGATTCTTAATACGGACACGATGCTAATGACGACTGGATTTGTTAGCTTCATGCCTCTATTGGGGTGAGAAATGGACCGAGTGGTTGATTCTACATGGAGACCCAGGCTGTTTGCACTGTacattttgcttttttttaaatatattttctgTGTATTTAATGTTGGTTACTGTGATCGGAGtgaacagtgtgaggggaagCCAGGTCACCAGCTGGTTCTGCCCGTTTTGAGTGGCATTTTACAGGGGTACctacagacccccccccccccccccccccccaggtgcTGATGTTCAATGCCCACTTCCACCCTCCTCCCAGCCCAGGATGCGAACTGCACGGTGCCTGCCTGGTTCCTAACCTCCTCCGGGATTCGTGCAGACCCCAGGCCCAGGATTGGAAACCAGGCCAGATCAGGGTTCAATGCTGGTCTGTGAAAGCTGTGACtttgtgtccctggcttgtgtaACAGTTAACTGGCCGGAGCTGAAAGAAGTGGCCTGGGGCACGGCCACAGAAGCCCCATGCTCGCTCAGCCACTCGCTTGCTCAGGGAGACCCGGCcccctcctgctcctgggatCGAAGCGTGCTGCATAGTTGAGGAGCTGACGGCACGCCTGGTCCTTGCTGCTTGTTTACACTTGCCTGAGGCAAGGGATCGGCCTCGATTTGGTTCAGAGCCAGGACTGTGATCAAACCCCAACTGTGGATCTAACTGCAGCAGCACTGCCCAGCGAGGGGCAAAGGTACCGGACCACAGAACAGAGGAGGGGGCAGGAAACAGCAAATGGATTGCTCTGTGCAGGGGCTGGCGTGGGTGACGTTATTCTGCTGGAGGCTGTAAACAGCGGGGAATTCTCCTCAGCAGCTCACCTGTATTATACACTGGAATGgaatctctttttttttcaggATAAATATTATGACTAattatttatatatttaaagTTGTAAAGATTTATATGAAACACAATAAATGGCTTTTTTGTGATCCCTGTGTAGACCCAAGTGCAAAGAAACATGTTGAATCTGTTTCACTGAGTCACACATTCCAACTAGAACATGGACTGGGGATGTGAACTGAATAATTTGGAGACAGTCAGTTAATTATCCTGAGCTGCTCTGGATTGCCTTAGGCACTGACTGACGTTTTTGAGGACCATTGCACCAACATTCATCTTGATGCAAGAGTCTCTGCTCTATCTTCTTGATCAAGTAGCAACCTGACACGCCTAACAGATGCCACGGAATTCTTGATTCAGTCTTGACTGACAAGGGCAGGAAGCTCTCCAATTTGCTGCTGGCctacaggaggatagagcagatgagtgAGTGGTTGAGGAGCTGGCAGTGCGGGCaaggattcagatttttggatcattgtgtCCTCCCCTTTTGGGGCAGACGTGACCTGTGCAAgatggatggagggggatcagtGTCCTCACAGAGATTTGCCAGAGCTACTTGGGAGGCTTTAAACCACTCTGGCAGTGGGGTGGAGGTGGTTTCTAAGCAGTAGTGAGATAACAGGGGGTGAAGGATGGTTCAAAGTTAGACAGCaagttaaatagacaaggtaggCAACAACACAGCAGGGGATGAGGGATGACTAATGAATTAATCTGAATTTATTTCAATGTGTGAGGCCTTACAGGTTAGGCAGAATGAATTTACGGCATGGGTGGGAACAGAGCAAGAAGATATCagaacaattacagaaacatggttgagggaaggacaggactggATGCTCAATTTTCTGGGAGATTGGGGCTGGATCCACAGTTGTccgtcatttacataaacaatttggatgggaatataggaagcatggttagtaagtttgtggatgacaccaaatttggtggtatagtggacagtgaaggttatctaagagtacagtGGAATCTTAATTAGCCGGGCCAATAGTCCAAggattggcagatagagtttaattgaaataaatgcaggacttatacagttaacagtagggccctggggagtattGTCAGCCAGAGGCCTTGGGGTTTAGGTTGTTGAACATTCCACAGGGAGAGGAGGTGAAGACGGTGTTTGGTACACTTTACCTTctttggtcagtgcactgagtacaggagttgggatgtcatgtcgcagctgtacaggacgttggtgaggccacttttgcaatactgcatacagttctggtcgccctgctataggaagcatGTTACTAAATTGGAAAGGGCACAGGAAAAAAATTTATGAAGGTGGTACTAGGACTTGGCAGTTTGActataggctgggattttttgtGTGTGGAGCATAGGAGGCGGAGGGCTGACctttttataaaggtttataaattcatgagaggcatagataaggtgaagggggaaggaatgccaaaatagagggcataggtttaagatgagatgggaaagatttacaaggcacctgaggggcaacattttcacacacacggggtggtttgtgtatggaaaaagttgccagaggaagtggtagatgcagctATAGTTATGACACTTAAAacacatttgggcaggtacatggataggaaaggtttagagggacatgggttaAACCAGTTatggacggcatggtggcacagtggttagcactgctgcctcaccgcgccagagacctgggttcaattcccgcctcaggcgactgactgtgtggagtttgcacattttccccgtgtctgtgtgggtgtgctccagtttcctcccacagtccaaagatgtgcaggtcaggtgaattggccatgctaaattgcccgtagtgttaggtaagggataaatgtaggggtatgggtgggttgtgcttcggcaggtcggtgtggacttgttgggctgaagggcctgtttccacactgtaagcaatctaatctaatctaaaccgaGGCAAATGGGCttagtttagcttgggaaaccTGGTGGGAGTGGACTGGTTAGACTGTAGTGTGTTGTGTGTTTCTATGTTGCATGATTCTATCACCTGGTTGCATGGGGTTTCTTGACTTCGTTCTGAGTTACCCCATTAGCCAGCCTGAATTAATCCAGCAGAGAACACTGCTGCTAATTTGGTAACTTCAATTCCACCTCATTCCACTGCActgctccattttgatttagcttTTTGATGGTCTGCCTTGTCCTTAATAGGCAACTGGAAAACATGGAGTTACTGGTGGCTGTtagtagatttttaaaaatgccattGGTGATGAGAAGAGCATCTTCCTTTTATAAGAGCATTTCTGAATAACAATATAACAAACCTTACTGTGTGGAGAGcaggtacaactgcaacatgccaAGTGTAGCTAAAGCACAGAGAGCTTTTCTGTGTCTAAACCTGTCGTctgagtgtttgatggagacagaGTCCAGGGATGTTTTCTTTCATGTTAAAGGAATAGAGAGATCTTTGTTCTATCTAACTCCATGCTCTACATCTTCTGAGTGTACTTGGGGACATTGTAGAGAATGTTTTACTCAgtctctaaccctgtgctgtacctcacctgggaatgtttgatgtcCCGGTCTCATTGATATAAACCATTTTCTGAGGGGGCTTGGCAAGGTTGACACTGGTTGTTTTACCCTGGTTAAGGTGAATCTGGGACATGGGGACACATAGCCTCCTGATtttgggggtggggtgaaggGGGAGGGCTAACTGttttggacagagatgaagagaaacgtCTTCATTGAAAGCATTTtggcaaagttaaaaatttgtAATTCTCTGTCGGAGTGTTATGTCTGACCCATTGTTGAATATATTTcaagttgaggggtgacagacGTTGGATCGCTCAGAGTCAGTAATCTGAGGCACAGGCAGCAAAGGCAAGTTGAGGTTGAAGGTCAGCGATGAGTATCTTGAATAGCAGAACcagcttgttgggctgaatggcctctagtTGCTCTAGTTTCTTAGCTATAAGAGTCTATTTTACCCTCCGCTCCAACCCACAGCATATGTCTTCCCTGAGGGACTGATCCTTGAAAGAgtttgttctctccctctctctgtctgtctgtttgtgtgtgtgtgtctctctctctctctctctctcatgaatGTCTCCTCCCCTCAGTTCTTTGCATGTGAAGGAGCTGCTCTCAAGCGCAGCATTCTTGGAATCTACATCATACCAAAGGTGTTACACTAATGTCGAGTGTTTGTACCCTGGGAACCTCTGTCACTACAGGAACATTCTTTGAGATGACAGGTCCTCCTTTAACTGTTCGAATGCCAAAGACAACTTTTAATTGTGACGTCAGCTGAGGGTTCCCATTGTGAATTAATGTTGAGgagctgctggtgttggactggggtgcccAAAGTTTAaagtcacgcaacaccaggttatagtccaacaggtttatttggaagcactagctttcagagcactgctccttcatcagattgcTAGTGGGGtgggatcataggacacagaatggatagtaaaagatcacagtgtcatgcaactgatccaatatattgaacaaaccttctCGGTTGTCCAACTTTATTGTTACCAATTACGTAATAATACTTTGATCTTTTCCTATACAttttgtgtcctatgatcctgcccc encodes:
- the LOC140489165 gene encoding platelet-derived growth factor subunit B-like, which encodes MDLSTALFRLGCLWAVTQGDWIPSEYSRSQHFVPHQAKGADAKDSEKLYSVSVVGKGHWQAVQVTQSPEPVVELAKPAKCKVRPTVIEITRSMVDHTSANFVVWPSCVEVQRCSGCCNTRNYKCQATKVQERHVKVVTRRICPHRLCKNKNAVIVLLDHVECKCVTTAENTASRERQGSLSSAAPTVIQPRGHRKRKYRKFKHISDGKGLPPR